The DNA window CCGGCCGCTGCGGAACAAAAGCGAGGCATGCTGTTTTGTGCGGAATGTGGCCGCACAACTCCCGCCCAGGCAGAAGACGAAGCGAGCGACGCTTCGACCGACCGGTCGTCGGCGGAGGCCGCAGCGATGTCGTTCGACGGGGCTCGAAAACCTTCGTTTCCCTGTCCGGCCTGCAACTATCCCATGGCGGAAGGTAGTGTGGTGTGCGTCGACTGCGGTTACCACAAGCGGCTGGGGCATCGGCTGAAAACGGTGGACAACGTTGCCAGAGATCGTTCCAAACTGAAGCTAGCGATCGGCCTGATACCTTCCTGCCTGGCGTTTATCGGGGCGTCGTACTTTGTACAACAAGGTCTCGATGGCGTGCAGTTCCTGCAGCTGTTCTTCGTCATGTTCTTGATGGTGGGACTGGGAGTGCTGCTGGCGCGGAAGCTGGCTCTGGATACGGACTACTTCAATTACGCCGCCATGGCGATGATGGTGGGCGTGGGTTCCGTTCGGGTGTACTGCTCGCTGATGGAAGGGAAAACCAAGGTGGCCTTCCTGGTGTTGGGAATGACCATTTCGCTCTGCGTTTTTCTGCTGGCGCGGACCGAATCCGAGAACGAAGCCAGCGAAGGCTTTATTGATTCCCAAGGCGGCCTCTCCTGGTGGATGTACCTGGGCATGTTCGGTTCGGCTGCCCTGCTGCTGGGAGCCGTGTTCTTCGTGCCGGTCGTTCGCGACTATGGCGCCCAGGTCGGTTACCTGGGAAGTGCGGCTGCCGGCCTGCTGACGGCCAATTTCTTGAATATGCTGCCGGTCAGCGGCAACGGCGATGGCGGTTTCTTTTCCAGCTGCAGTAGCAGTAGCTGCAGCAGTGGTTGCGGCGGCGGCGGTTGTGGGGGAGGAGGTTGCGGCGGATGCGGCTCGTAGGACTCGGTTATCGCGACTCCCTGGCGCCGTGGCTGCAGCAGCAACCGGCGGAAGTGGGCTGCCTGGAAATAACGGCCGAACATTTCTTTGACGGCGGCCTGGACCGACTGCGGCAACTGGCTGGTCGTTACCCTTTATATGTGCATGGACTGGGGCTGTCGCTGGGCGCCCCCGGTCCGTTGGATCCGGCGGCGGTGAAGCAGTTCGTCCAGGTCGCCCAGGCCGCCGACGCCCGCTGGGTCAGCGAACATGTGGCATTCACGCGGACCGCCGACGTCGACCTGGGCCATTTGAATCCGATCCCCCTCAGCCGCACTTCGCTGCAGGTGATGGTCGATCACGCCCTGGAACTGGCCGACGCCTGTGGGCGGCTGCTGCTGCTGGAGAACGTAACCTCGGAATTCCAGATAGCAGGCGGCCTGCAGGAAACGGACTTCCTGAACCAGTTATGCGACCAGGCAAAATGCGGCCTGCTGCTGGACGTGACGAACCTGTGGATCAACAGCCGCAATCACCGCTTCGATCCGCTGGCCTGGCTGCGGGAGTTGGAGCCGGCGACCGTGCGGCAACTGCATATTGTAGGATACTCGCAGCGAGGCGATCATTATGTTGATCATCATTCGGCTGTGATCCAGCCCCAACTGATGGAGTTGCTGACCGCCGTACTGGAGTACGGCGCGGTAGAATCGATCATTCTGGAACGGGACGAACGCCTGGACCAGATCGCCGAGATAACCCACGAACTGACGCGACTGGAGCAGGCCAGCCATGCCGCACGATCTCACCACGGCGCTAGGTCTGCTGCTCAGCAATCGTGAGCTGCGGCGCCGGTTGCGCGAAGCGCCGGCCGAAGTCGCCTGCGAGCTGGGGCTGTCCGGTCCCGAGGAAGAAGCCCTGCGGCAAATCGACCTGGACGGCCTGGAACGGCAGGCGGCCGCCCTGCTGGGGAAGCGCTGGTGGGAAGTCGGCAAGCTGCTGCCGCTGACGATCGCCGCGCTTGGTTCCGAGGCGCGGGAGGTGTTTGAGTTCTACGCGACCCGGCGTTGGCCCGATGGTCATCGCCGGCACGCAGTCGATGCGGTGGAATTCCTGGCGTTCCTCAAGCAGAACGGGCTGCCGGCCGTTTCCACCGCCGAAGCCCGTCGGGTGCGCCGTTTGTCTCGCGGCCAGGGAGGGTAGCCTCTTGTTTTCCCGCATCCTGCTTCCTCTTTTATCTTGCCCGGTTGATGAGTGGCTATGTGTGACTTATGCCGGCAGCGTCGCTCTGCCCGAACCTGTCAGCCAGAGGAATTGTCTTACTCCGCGGCGCAGGACGTTCAT is part of the Lignipirellula cremea genome and encodes:
- a CDS encoding DUF692 domain-containing protein, which produces MRLVGLGYRDSLAPWLQQQPAEVGCLEITAEHFFDGGLDRLRQLAGRYPLYVHGLGLSLGAPGPLDPAAVKQFVQVAQAADARWVSEHVAFTRTADVDLGHLNPIPLSRTSLQVMVDHALELADACGRLLLLENVTSEFQIAGGLQETDFLNQLCDQAKCGLLLDVTNLWINSRNHRFDPLAWLRELEPATVRQLHIVGYSQRGDHYVDHHSAVIQPQLMELLTAVLEYGAVESIILERDERLDQIAEITHELTRLEQASHAARSHHGARSAAQQS